A window of the Deltaproteobacteria bacterium genome harbors these coding sequences:
- a CDS encoding SIR2 family protein — protein sequence MPCAKSVEIAFLLGSGISLPAGLPSTASITDITLAGEGLRRFTTGSYSFGEPLHGGHFPDEYIPRILKFLKRLKVEIDHYYSPPINHNTNYEDLYYVASQIYDSERGEYDNPAIQPLIDKILPDIRHLLIGQDNEIRKRWELIEIAGEAVNYIKDITWCLLSKRPEQLDHLNAIIGACQDECLSRLDIFTLNHDTVLEQCLLNSGIEVVDGFSSPQNKVRYWSPSLFDSESKKVRLFKLHGSVDWFKFRPDGSIFEEESIGIPVEPDIWHTKTPDDRNQLRNLSTTFGHSLSNITVVFYASTGGLIHAACGKAGGNGT from the coding sequence ATGCCTTGTGCTAAATCAGTTGAAATCGCATTTTTATTAGGTTCCGGAATATCTTTACCGGCAGGCCTACCATCCACCGCTTCAATCACAGACATCACTCTTGCTGGTGAAGGGCTTAGACGTTTCACTACTGGTTCCTATTCCTTTGGTGAACCTTTACATGGCGGACATTTCCCGGACGAGTACATCCCACGGATTTTGAAATTCCTAAAAAGATTAAAAGTTGAAATCGATCATTATTACTCTCCACCAATCAACCATAATACAAATTATGAGGATTTATATTATGTGGCCAGCCAGATTTATGACAGCGAAAGAGGAGAATATGATAACCCGGCAATACAGCCCTTAATTGATAAGATTTTACCTGATATCAGACATCTATTAATTGGTCAAGATAACGAGATCAGGAAAAGATGGGAACTTATTGAAATCGCAGGAGAGGCAGTTAATTATATTAAAGATATTACGTGGTGTCTTCTCTCTAAAAGACCCGAACAACTCGACCACTTAAACGCTATCATAGGCGCTTGCCAAGATGAATGTTTGTCACGTTTGGATATTTTCACATTAAACCATGATACGGTTTTAGAGCAGTGTCTGTTAAATTCTGGCATCGAAGTTGTTGACGGTTTTAGCAGTCCTCAGAATAAAGTAAGATATTGGTCACCTTCCCTTTTTGACAGTGAATCCAAAAAGGTTCGATTGTTCAAGTTACATGGTTCTGTAGACTGGTTTAAATTTAGGCCGGACGGAAGTATTTTTGAGGAAGAATCGATTGGTATACCTGTAGAGCCAGACATCTGGCACACAAAAACTCCTGACGATCGAAATCAACTCCGGAACCTGTCAACAACTTTTGGACACTCACTGTCAAATATTACTGTAGTTTTCTATGCATCCACAGGAGGATTGATCCATGCTGCCTGCGGCAAAGCAGGGGGTAATGGGAC